The proteins below are encoded in one region of Salmo salar chromosome ssa02, Ssal_v3.1, whole genome shotgun sequence:
- the LOC123730814 gene encoding B-cell receptor CD22-like has product MALRTAGSVLVVFLWSVAVVLGQDGWSVTYTTQSICTLKGSTVDLSCSYTYPSGTVTTTFWFTKMETGVEPEDLGQDPENAGRLEYHGDKKNDHTLRITDLRERDSATYKFRFITDQTGGRYYGNPGVSLSVTDLQVKVTTTWWSMTLTCSTTCTLTGNPTYIWYRNSKIVQEDSSPSYSVYLKTEDSFYCVVKGINSPAVYSPKNTSVSVSPSGEIVEGSSVNLTCSSDANPPVDKYTWYKITYKKMSMRHSGQRYTIHNISSEDREGYYCEALNIIGREHIPVHINVTSVFPWVPVVGVGAVLTAGALLLTIYCSLKR; this is encoded by the exons ATGGCCTTGAGAACAGCAGGAAGTGTGTTGGTGGTCTTTCTCTGGTCTGTAGCAG TGGTACTGGGTCAGGATGGCTGGAGTGTGACTTACACCACTCAGAGTATCTGCACcttgaaggggtcaacagtggaTCTGTCCTGCTCTTACACATATCCCAGTGGTACAGTCACAACAACCTTCTGGTTCACTAAAATGGAGACTGGTGTAGAACCTGAAGATCTAGGTCAGGACCCAGAGAATGCAGGTCGTCTGGAGTATCATGGGGATAAGAAGAATGATCACACActgagaatcacagacctgagagagagagactcagctaCGTACAAGTTCAGATTCATAACAGATCAGACTGGAGGGAGATATTATGGCaatcctggagtctctctgtctgtaacag ACCTGCAGGTGAAGGTGACCACTACATGGTGGTCAATGACACTGAcctgtagcaccacctgtactctgactggtaaccccacctacatctggtacagGAACAGTAAGATTGTACAAGAGGACTCCTCCCCCTCGTACTCAGTCTACTTAAAAACTGAAGACAGCTTCTACTGTGTTGTAAAAGGCATCaattctcctgcagtgt ATAGCCCAAAGAAcacctcagtgtcagtcagtccctctggtgaaatagtggagggcagttcagtgaatctgacctgcagcagtgatgccaacccacctgtggacaaatacacctggtacaaGATAACATACAAGAAAATGTCAatgagacattctggacagagatACACCATCCATAACATCAGctctgaggacagagagggatacTACTGCGAGGCTCTGAACATTATAGGGAGAGAACATATCCCTGTCCATATTAATGTTACAT CAGTGTTTCCCTGGGTtcctgtggtgggggtgggggctgTCCTGACTGCTGGAGCTCTGCTACTCACCATCTACTGCAGTTTGAAGAGGTGA